In Kogia breviceps isolate mKogBre1 chromosome 7, mKogBre1 haplotype 1, whole genome shotgun sequence, a single window of DNA contains:
- the ELF5 gene encoding ETS-related transcription factor Elf-5 isoform X2, with translation MLDSVTHSTFLPNASFCDPLMSWTDLFSNEEYYPAFEHQTACDSYWTSVHPEYWTKRHVWEWLQFCCNQYKLDANCISFCHFNISGLQLCSMTQEEFIEAAGVCGQYLYFILQNMRSQGYSIFNDPEETKATIKDYAVSSCLKTSGIKSQDCHSHNRTSLQSSHLWEFVRDLLLSPEENCGILEWEDREQGIFRVVKSEALAKMWGQRKRNDRMTYEKLSRALRYYYKTGILERVDRRLVYKFGKNAHGWQEDKL, from the exons ATGTTGGACTCAGTGACACACAGCACCTTCCTGCCCAACGCGTCCTTCTGCGACCCCCTGATGTCGTGGACTGACCTGTTCAGCAATGAAGAGTATTATCCTGCCTTTGAGCATCAGACAG CCTGTGACTCCTACTGGACGTCTGTCCACCCTGAGTACTGGACGAAGCGCCACGTCTGGGAATGGCTCCAGTTCTGCTGCAACCAGTATAAGCTGGATGCCAACTGCATCTCCTTCTGCCACTTCAACATCAGCGGCCTGCAGCTGTGCAGTATGACTCAGGAGGAGTTCATCGAGGCAGCTGGTGTCTGCGGGCAGTACCTGTACTTCATCCTCCAGAACATGCGCTCGCAAG gttactCCATTTTTAATGACCCTGAAGAGACCAAGGCCACCATCAAAGACT ACGCTGTTTCCAGTTGCTTGAAAACAAGTGGCATCAAAAGTCAAGACTGTCACAGTCATAATCGAACAA GCCTCCAGAGCTCTCACCTATGGGAATTTGTGCGAGACCTGCTTCTGTCTCCTGAGGAAAACTGTGGCATTCTGGAATGGGAAGATAGGGAACAAGGTATTTTTCGGGTGGTTAAATCAGAAGCCCTGGCAAAGATGTGGGgacaaaggaagagaaatgacAGAATGACGTATGAAAAGTTGAGCAGAGCTCTGAG GTACTACTATAAAACAGGAATTCTGGAACGGGTCGACCGAAGATTAGTATACAAATTTGGAAAAAACGCACACGGGTGGCAGGAAGACAAGCTATGA
- the ELF5 gene encoding ETS-related transcription factor Elf-5 isoform X1: MTTSEDQSPAQPRGTREQRVMLDSVTHSTFLPNASFCDPLMSWTDLFSNEEYYPAFEHQTACDSYWTSVHPEYWTKRHVWEWLQFCCNQYKLDANCISFCHFNISGLQLCSMTQEEFIEAAGVCGQYLYFILQNMRSQGYSIFNDPEETKATIKDYAVSSCLKTSGIKSQDCHSHNRTSLQSSHLWEFVRDLLLSPEENCGILEWEDREQGIFRVVKSEALAKMWGQRKRNDRMTYEKLSRALRYYYKTGILERVDRRLVYKFGKNAHGWQEDKL; encoded by the exons GGTGATGTTGGACTCAGTGACACACAGCACCTTCCTGCCCAACGCGTCCTTCTGCGACCCCCTGATGTCGTGGACTGACCTGTTCAGCAATGAAGAGTATTATCCTGCCTTTGAGCATCAGACAG CCTGTGACTCCTACTGGACGTCTGTCCACCCTGAGTACTGGACGAAGCGCCACGTCTGGGAATGGCTCCAGTTCTGCTGCAACCAGTATAAGCTGGATGCCAACTGCATCTCCTTCTGCCACTTCAACATCAGCGGCCTGCAGCTGTGCAGTATGACTCAGGAGGAGTTCATCGAGGCAGCTGGTGTCTGCGGGCAGTACCTGTACTTCATCCTCCAGAACATGCGCTCGCAAG gttactCCATTTTTAATGACCCTGAAGAGACCAAGGCCACCATCAAAGACT ACGCTGTTTCCAGTTGCTTGAAAACAAGTGGCATCAAAAGTCAAGACTGTCACAGTCATAATCGAACAA GCCTCCAGAGCTCTCACCTATGGGAATTTGTGCGAGACCTGCTTCTGTCTCCTGAGGAAAACTGTGGCATTCTGGAATGGGAAGATAGGGAACAAGGTATTTTTCGGGTGGTTAAATCAGAAGCCCTGGCAAAGATGTGGGgacaaaggaagagaaatgacAGAATGACGTATGAAAAGTTGAGCAGAGCTCTGAG GTACTACTATAAAACAGGAATTCTGGAACGGGTCGACCGAAGATTAGTATACAAATTTGGAAAAAACGCACACGGGTGGCAGGAAGACAAGCTATGA